The Haloprofundus salinisoli region TCGCGGGCGACGTTCTCGTTCTCGGCTTCGATTTCCTTGTTGAACGTTCGATACCCGTCGCGGCTTCGGAAGCGGCCGCGTACAGTAAACTGACTCATGGAAAAGCGTGGGGTAGCGAGCGGGAAGTATCTTCCTACTCGGAGAGTCGAGCGGGGCGCTCGAAGGCGGAGACGCGGCCGCGAAAAGTCGGCGGATCTCAGTCGATGTAGCCGAGCGTCTCCTCGATACGCCCGAGTTCGGGACCGGTGGTCTCCTCGCCGACGACGTAGCTGTCGTCGTTGGCGACGAGGCCGGAGCCGACCAGCGGCGCGCCGTAGTTGACGGTGCCGATGTCGGCGTAGACGTCGAGGTGTTCTTCGAGCGCCTCCAGTTCCGGTTCCCGGGATTTCGGGTGACAGAGCACGCCCGTGTTGTTGGCGACGGCCGCCGTCCCGACGGTCCGGACGTCGCCGAGGTCGCCGCGTTCGACCGGCACGTCGAGCGCTTCTTCGACGGCGGCGACGGCCTCGTCGTCGAGGTCGGGGTGGACCCACGCGCCGTAATCGTTGGCGAGAACGACGTTACCGGCGGCGTTGATGCGGCCGGGGAGCGGCACGACCGGGAGGTCGACGGTATCGGCGATGCGTTCGCGTTCGCGGTCGGTCGCGCGACCGGAGACGAGAATGCCGTTCTCGTTGCCCATCGCCAGCGCGCCGACGGTGCCCGACCCGCCGACCGTAGTCGGCACTGCGGGGACGCCGAACTCGTCGGCCAGCGCCGAGACGAGTTCGTCGTCCGCGTCCGGCCGGACGAGCAGACAGTCGTTCGTCGCGCGCGCGAAAACGCCGACGTACGGCGACCCGGCGAAGGAGGCGCGGAGCACCGTTTACTCGGCCGGTTCGGCCTCGACGATGGCCTCGCCGTCCTCGTCGAACCGCGCGGCGCGGACGCGGAGCTTCCGCGGCGGGTTCTGTCGACCCTCCGACCAGACGGCCTCGTTGAGCGAGGGTTCGAGTCGGACGGCGTCTTCGTCGACGTTGAAGTTCTTCGCGAGGTGCTGGCGGATGATGCTCATCGCGCGGTCGGCGCGCTTCTGGACGGCGACTTTCTTGACGCCGCGGAGCGGGACGGTGACGACCCGCTCTTCGAAATCACTCGCGCTCATTATTCGTCAGTGTCGCTTCGCCGCCAGTTGCGGCGCTTGGGGTTTCGCGTGACTTGCATGTCCGTCTTCAGCATGACCCACGTCGGGACGCGGCTGTTCTGGCGCTCCAGTTTCGCCAGCCGCTTCTTCTTGGCCTTCGATTTTTTACTCATAGTAGCAGTGGATTCCGCTGCGCGACATAAAATCTTGTTCCTTTGGCCCCGCCTCCCGCGAATCCGTCGGAGAGGCGAACTGTGCGATGTGCTGCCAGCGTCGGTGTGTCATTCGATGTCATTAGATACATTTGGGTCGCGACCGAACCCACGATATGTCGCGTAACTTCCGCGGCGAAGACGAGGGAAAGCGCGTCGTCGACCACGAGGGCAACGACGTCGGCACTATCGAACTCGTTGGCGACAACGACGAGTACGCGGACGTCGAGCGCGGGAGCAGCATCACCGAGGGACTGATGCAGATGCTCGGGTGGGAGTCCGACGACGACAGCAGACTCCACCGCGAGCACGTCATGGAGATGAACGACGAGGAGGTGCGCCTGAAAGAACCGCAGGAACGGCACGGGTGAGAGGCAAGCGGCCACGACGCCGCGCTCAGAGCGAGAATCGACTCACCGTCGAGTACTCCGGACCGTCAGGGCCGAGCACGCTCTCCTTCAGTCGAATCTGCTCGACGCGGAACGTGCCGACCGTCGGGTCCGTCTCGCGGACGACGCGGCGGACGACGTCTTTCCCGCGGGCGTCGTCCATCCGCGCGAGGGTGGCGTGCGGCGTGAACTCGTGGGACTCCGGTTCGAAGCCGATGGCGGTCGTCGCTCGCTCGATGGCCTCGGCGAGGCGCGTCGTCTCCTCGCCGCCCGCTTCGAGACCGAGCCAGACGACGCTGATGTAGTCGAGCGACGGGAAGACGCCCAACCCGCCGACCGTCGCCTCGAACGGGTCGACGCCCGCGGCGTCGACGGCCGATTCGAGCGCTTCCTCTACCTCCTCAAGCCGGTTCTCGTCGGTTTCGCCGAGAAATTTCAACGTGAGATGCGCCTGCGTCGGGTCGACGAAGCGCAACCCCTCGGCGTCGCGGAGGTCGGCTTGGACGGTGGCGACGGCGTCGGCGAACGAACGAGGTAGGTCGATGCTGACGAACAGTCGCATGTGCGAACGTGCGACGAGGAGCGCGTTAAGCGTCGGGGGCCGAGCGCGGACGACGGGCGTCGTTTCGGACGAACGTTTATCCGCGGTGACGGGACCACCACCGACCGTGAGCTAGGCGCGGCCGCGGGGCGGTCGAGGCGAGAGCGCGGTGCGCCCCCCGCGGACGGCACGATATCGACGCACCGTCTGTTCGCTACGAGTCGTTGCCGGTCGGCTCACTCGGCGCACAGTCCCGACCCCTCGACACGCATGACCGCTTCGCCGTCCGGGAGATTCGGCGCGTCGACCAGTTTGACGACCCGCTTCGAACCTCTGGCGTTCCGCAGGTAGAGGCGAACCGAGGAGGCGTGGCCGAGGATGTTCCCGCCGATGGGCCGAGTCGGGTCGCCGAAGAACGCGTCGGGGTTGCTCTGGACTTGGTTCGTGACGACGACCGCTACGTTGTAGAGGTGCGCGATACGGAGCAGGTCGTGGATGTGGCGGTTGAGCTTCTGCTGTCGCGCTGCGAGCGCCCCGCGCCCGAGATATTCGGCACGGAAGTGTGCCGTCAGCGAGTCCACACAGAGCAGTCGAACCGGCCACTCGGTGTCTTCGGCCTCCGAGACGAGCTCCCGGGCGTTCTCGGCCAGCAACATCTGGTGGTCGGAGTTGTACGCCTCCGCGACGTGGATTCGGTCGAGGAAGTCGCCGACGAGCGCGTCCATCGCCCAGTCGTCCGTCGGCGACCCGCCGATGCCGCGGCGGTCGAGTTCGGCCGAAAGCGTCCGGTCGTCGAGCCCGCGGACCATCTCGTCGATGCGTTCGGGCCTGAACGTGTTCTCGGTGTCGACGAACAGGGCCCTGCCTTCGAGGCCACCGTGGTCGCGCGCCAGTTGTACGTTGACGGTGAGTTGGTGAGTGACCTGCGATTTGCCGACGCCGTAACCGCCGTACGCCTCGGTGATGGACTGCGTTTCGACGCCGCCGCCGAGGAGGTCGTCGACCTCGGGCACTCCCCACCGGAGTTTGCCGACCTGCTTTCGGTGTCGGAGCATCTCGACGCCGGTCTCGAATCGACCGACGTCTGCGAACTCGCGTGCGCCGTGGACGATGTCGCCGGCGGCGGTCTCGCCGATGTCGGCCGCTCCAGCGATTTCGGCGGGGCTCGCAACCGCCAGCGTTCGGTAGGAGTCGTAGCCGGCCGCGTTCAGTTTCTCGGCCGTCGCCGGGCCGACGCCCGGGAGCCGTTCGAGGTTCGTCGCTGCCATGTAAC contains the following coding sequences:
- the rpl18a gene encoding 50S ribosomal protein L18Ae, with the translated sequence MSQFTVRGRFRSRDGYRTFNKEIEAENENVAREYALSRFGSEHGLKRMQIELDEVSER
- a CDS encoding translation initiation factor IF-6; the encoded protein is MLRASFAGSPYVGVFARATNDCLLVRPDADDELVSALADEFGVPAVPTTVGGSGTVGALAMGNENGILVSGRATDRERERIADTVDLPVVPLPGRINAAGNVVLANDYGAWVHPDLDDEAVAAVEEALDVPVERGDLGDVRTVGTAAVANNTGVLCHPKSREPELEALEEHLDVYADIGTVNYGAPLVGSGLVANDDSYVVGEETTGPELGRIEETLGYID
- a CDS encoding 50S ribosomal protein L31e, encoding MSASDFEERVVTVPLRGVKKVAVQKRADRAMSIIRQHLAKNFNVDEDAVRLEPSLNEAVWSEGRQNPPRKLRVRAARFDEDGEAIVEAEPAE
- a CDS encoding 50S ribosomal protein L39e, which gives rise to MSKKSKAKKKRLAKLERQNSRVPTWVMLKTDMQVTRNPKRRNWRRSDTDE
- the thpR gene encoding RNA 2',3'-cyclic phosphodiesterase, with the translated sequence MRLFVSIDLPRSFADAVATVQADLRDAEGLRFVDPTQAHLTLKFLGETDENRLEEVEEALESAVDAAGVDPFEATVGGLGVFPSLDYISVVWLGLEAGGEETTRLAEAIERATTAIGFEPESHEFTPHATLARMDDARGKDVVRRVVRETDPTVGTFRVEQIRLKESVLGPDGPEYSTVSRFSL
- the radA gene encoding DNA repair and recombination protein RadA, which translates into the protein MAATNLERLPGVGPATAEKLNAAGYDSYRTLAVASPAEIAGAADIGETAAGDIVHGAREFADVGRFETGVEMLRHRKQVGKLRWGVPEVDDLLGGGVETQSITEAYGGYGVGKSQVTHQLTVNVQLARDHGGLEGRALFVDTENTFRPERIDEMVRGLDDRTLSAELDRRGIGGSPTDDWAMDALVGDFLDRIHVAEAYNSDHQMLLAENARELVSEAEDTEWPVRLLCVDSLTAHFRAEYLGRGALAARQQKLNRHIHDLLRIAHLYNVAVVVTNQVQSNPDAFFGDPTRPIGGNILGHASSVRLYLRNARGSKRVVKLVDAPNLPDGEAVMRVEGSGLCAE